The proteins below are encoded in one region of Paraburkholderia aromaticivorans:
- a CDS encoding RNA polymerase sigma factor, with protein MAAAVNADGAARSIAEAVARRSYGKLVALLAMRTRDVAAAEDALADAFAAALADWPARGCPANPEAWLMTVARRRAIDGARHRRVGDEVTNQLTILADEIDEREAGALPDRRLALLFACTHPALEAAIRTPLMLQVVLGLEAKTIASAFLMSPAAMSKRLVRAKNKIRAAGIPFSVPEREELPGRLAAVLEAVYATYAEGWTDPVGHDTERRDLTGEALFLAHLLVELLPEEPETLGLLALMLYAQARCDARRDAAGDYVPLSAQDPATWDAPMIDAADALLRRASAFNAIGRFQLEAALQSAHVHRCRTHRPNWDEIVQLYDALFAIAASPVVAVNRALALAERYGPQAALDALEPYADDPRLADYQPYWAARADLLARAGATAEALGAYDLAIGLERDPSVRRFLQRKRIELSSAGR; from the coding sequence ATGGCTGCGGCCGTGAACGCTGACGGCGCCGCGCGTTCGATTGCCGAGGCGGTCGCCCGCCGCAGTTACGGCAAGCTCGTCGCGCTGTTGGCAATGCGCACGCGCGATGTCGCCGCTGCCGAGGATGCGCTGGCCGACGCGTTTGCGGCCGCGCTCGCTGACTGGCCGGCGCGCGGCTGCCCCGCGAATCCTGAAGCGTGGCTGATGACGGTCGCGCGCCGCCGGGCGATCGACGGCGCGCGCCATCGCCGCGTCGGCGACGAAGTGACGAACCAGCTCACGATCCTCGCCGACGAGATCGACGAGCGTGAAGCAGGCGCGTTGCCCGATCGGCGGCTTGCGCTGCTGTTCGCGTGCACGCACCCGGCGCTCGAGGCCGCGATTCGTACGCCGCTGATGCTGCAGGTGGTGCTGGGGCTCGAAGCGAAGACGATTGCTTCCGCGTTCCTGATGTCGCCCGCCGCGATGAGCAAGCGCCTCGTGCGGGCGAAGAACAAGATCCGCGCGGCGGGCATTCCGTTCAGCGTGCCCGAGCGCGAGGAGTTGCCGGGCCGGCTCGCCGCAGTGCTGGAAGCGGTCTATGCGACGTATGCGGAAGGGTGGACCGACCCGGTCGGCCACGATACAGAGCGGCGCGATCTCACCGGCGAGGCGCTGTTTCTTGCACACCTGCTCGTCGAACTGCTGCCCGAGGAGCCAGAGACGCTGGGTCTGCTCGCGCTGATGCTGTATGCGCAGGCGCGTTGCGACGCGCGACGCGATGCGGCCGGCGACTATGTGCCGCTGTCGGCTCAGGATCCGGCGACATGGGACGCGCCGATGATCGACGCAGCCGACGCATTGCTGCGGCGCGCAAGCGCATTCAACGCAATCGGACGCTTCCAGCTCGAGGCTGCGCTGCAGTCGGCGCATGTGCACCGCTGCCGCACGCATCGCCCGAACTGGGACGAGATCGTGCAACTCTACGATGCGCTGTTCGCGATTGCAGCGTCGCCGGTGGTCGCGGTGAACCGCGCGCTCGCGCTGGCGGAACGGTACGGCCCGCAGGCGGCGCTCGATGCGCTCGAGCCGTATGCGGACGATCCACGGCTAGCCGACTATCAGCCGTACTGGGCCGCGCGCGCCGATCTGCTCGCGCGTGCCGGCGCGACGGCTGAAGCGCTCGGCGCGTACGATCTCGCGATCGGACTCGAGCGCGATCCTTCCGTGCGCCGATTCCTGCAGCGCAAGCGCATCGAGCTGTCATCGGCGGGACGTTAG
- a CDS encoding YciI family protein, which produces MQYLLMIYSEENGWNQMSDSERQQGVAAYQAYTESLKKADVLVGANRLQHTNTATTVRLVDGKPQVLDGPFSDSKEQLAGYYLIDVPNLDAAIAWASRCPGAAHGLLEVRPVWTAPYDAPSAA; this is translated from the coding sequence ATGCAATACCTGTTAATGATCTATTCAGAAGAAAACGGCTGGAACCAGATGAGCGACAGCGAGCGGCAGCAAGGCGTCGCCGCGTATCAGGCGTACACCGAATCGTTGAAAAAAGCCGACGTTCTGGTGGGCGCCAACCGGCTGCAGCACACGAACACGGCGACCACGGTGCGGCTCGTCGACGGCAAGCCACAGGTACTTGACGGACCGTTCTCCGATTCGAAGGAGCAGCTTGCCGGCTACTACCTGATCGACGTGCCCAACCTGGACGCGGCGATCGCGTGGGCGTCGCGTTGCCCCGGCGCGGCGCACGGCCTCCTGGAAGTGCGCCCGGTCTGGACTGCCCCGTACGATGCGCCATCTGCTGCATAA
- a CDS encoding LysR substrate-binding domain-containing protein, with protein sequence MRIVVPNTFAQFLLPAVMQHFYETHRDAVLEGFSSTYDAPERALLSREVDLAFVRLPTRLSGFSVKRRFKSESVSVACAMVARGVGAAIVNRLIAQCCDAEQFVMSPFVPTTSFETGIASLESDPINGTCHAFAACLVEALDNLHALREAD encoded by the coding sequence GTGCGCATCGTGGTTCCGAATACCTTTGCCCAGTTCCTGCTGCCCGCTGTCATGCAGCATTTCTACGAAACGCATCGCGACGCGGTATTGGAAGGGTTTTCGAGTACCTACGACGCTCCAGAGCGCGCATTGCTGAGCCGCGAGGTCGATCTGGCGTTCGTGCGACTGCCGACGCGGCTGTCCGGCTTTTCAGTGAAGCGACGGTTCAAAAGCGAATCGGTGAGCGTGGCGTGCGCGATGGTGGCACGTGGGGTCGGCGCGGCGATCGTCAACCGGTTGATCGCGCAATGCTGCGACGCAGAGCAGTTCGTCATGAGCCCATTCGTGCCGACGACTAGCTTCGAGACCGGGATAGCATCCCTCGAATCCGATCCGATCAACGGAACCTGCCATGCATTTGCCGCCTGCCTCGTCGAAGCGCTGGACAATCTCCATGCGCTGCGCGAGGCTGATTAG
- a CDS encoding AEC family transporter, whose amino-acid sequence MHLAGTILPIFAIILTGWFSGASGYMPRALAAPLMRFAYYVAMPSLVFLTIADESLHSLLDWRFLAAFGGGSMICFVAVMMFVRIAWGAGVAKSGILAAAVSMTNTGFVALPILKTLFGQPGVLAAAIATVFVGAVMFPMLVLLLEIGRYDTSRNIRTAALIRQIATNPVILATIFGLLWSILDLELSGPVASFLTILGEALTPCALFAIGLDLTIAELRERLSLYALLTALKLAIMPLVVYALCLAVDLDRTATVAAVVCAAVPTAKSAYVLAVEYDVEKTVVGAVISMTTLFSVSRCSPGFTFCSADSPSSLKLSSAL is encoded by the coding sequence ATGCATCTCGCTGGCACCATACTTCCGATCTTCGCCATCATTCTAACGGGATGGTTTTCCGGCGCCTCCGGCTACATGCCGCGCGCGCTGGCCGCACCGCTGATGCGCTTTGCCTACTACGTGGCGATGCCTTCCCTGGTCTTCCTGACGATCGCCGATGAGTCGCTTCACTCGCTCCTTGACTGGCGCTTTCTTGCTGCGTTCGGCGGCGGCTCCATGATCTGCTTTGTGGCGGTCATGATGTTTGTGCGAATCGCGTGGGGCGCAGGCGTCGCGAAGAGCGGAATACTGGCTGCTGCCGTGTCGATGACGAACACCGGATTCGTCGCGCTCCCTATATTGAAGACGCTTTTTGGCCAACCGGGCGTGCTCGCGGCGGCGATTGCGACCGTATTCGTCGGCGCCGTCATGTTTCCGATGCTGGTTCTGCTGCTCGAGATCGGGCGATACGATACATCGCGCAACATACGGACGGCTGCCCTGATCCGGCAGATCGCCACCAATCCCGTCATCCTTGCGACGATTTTCGGACTGCTTTGGTCGATCCTCGATTTGGAACTGTCCGGGCCGGTCGCGTCGTTTCTCACCATTCTCGGCGAAGCGTTGACGCCATGCGCGCTGTTCGCAATTGGACTTGATCTAACAATCGCCGAACTGCGCGAGCGGCTGAGTCTCTATGCGTTACTGACGGCGCTCAAGCTGGCGATCATGCCGCTCGTGGTCTACGCGCTTTGCCTCGCGGTTGACCTCGACCGGACTGCGACCGTCGCTGCCGTCGTGTGCGCTGCCGTGCCCACTGCCAAGAGCGCGTACGTGCTCGCGGTCGAATACGACGTCGAAAAGACTGTAGTGGGTGCGGTGATCTCGATGACCACGCTCTTTTCAGTCTCACGTTGCTCGCCTGGCTTTACGTTCTGTAGCGCGGACTCGCCATCGTCGCTGAAACTTTCTTCAGCACTGTGA
- a CDS encoding porin: MKWLLRPALSFSAAYNYLKGESVNTSAGQAVGSQHYNQVMLMADYFLSKRTDLYIEGAWQRASGTSSTGAPTVADIGNLGDSSNHHQLAICATLRHKF, from the coding sequence GTGAAATGGCTGCTCAGGCCCGCACTGAGTTTCAGTGCGGCGTACAACTACCTGAAGGGTGAATCCGTCAACACCTCGGCGGGTCAAGCCGTGGGCAGCCAGCACTACAACCAGGTGATGCTGATGGCAGACTACTTCCTGTCGAAGCGGACGGACCTTTATATCGAAGGCGCATGGCAACGCGCGTCAGGCACGTCGTCGACGGGCGCGCCCACGGTTGCCGACATCGGCAATCTCGGTGACTCATCGAACCATCATCAGCTTGCGATCTGTGCCACCTTGCGTCATAAGTTTTAG
- a CDS encoding carboxymuconolactone decarboxylase family protein, with amino-acid sequence MTRLHTIALSEATGRAAELFSAVKSTVGKVPNSYIGIGGNSPVALEAVLNLEASLKKSSLSAIDIEVVKLVVSQTTGCDYCLAAHTLMGKRIGLSREGILALRQAQPSGDARNDALAKFTLHIITTSGTVSADVVATVKDVGVTDTQIVDVTMAIASIAFTNLFNRINDTTLDFPAAD; translated from the coding sequence ATGACTCGTCTCCACACGATCGCATTGTCCGAAGCCACGGGTCGTGCGGCCGAATTGTTCAGCGCAGTTAAAAGTACGGTCGGAAAGGTTCCCAATTCATATATTGGAATCGGCGGCAATAGTCCGGTTGCGCTGGAAGCCGTATTGAACCTGGAAGCCTCGCTCAAAAAAAGCAGCTTGAGCGCTATCGATATCGAAGTGGTTAAACTGGTCGTCAGCCAGACTACCGGCTGTGACTATTGTCTGGCCGCACACACACTGATGGGAAAAAGAATAGGTCTGAGCCGCGAAGGCATTCTGGCGTTGCGTCAGGCGCAGCCGTCGGGCGATGCGCGTAATGATGCGTTGGCCAAGTTTACGCTACATATAATCACCACCAGTGGCACAGTTTCTGCCGATGTGGTGGCAACAGTCAAAGACGTGGGTGTCACCGATACGCAAATTGTCGACGTCACAATGGCGATTGCAAGCATTGCTTTCACCAACCTGTTTAACCGTATCAACGATACTACGCTTGATTTCCCTGCCGCAGATTGA
- a CDS encoding MBL fold metallo-hydrolase — MNAFVKLAKRSGVLSKLLFVSIVIAASSPLASTATFADTGSQSSPGKDVTPDDYFHTGAGARYLRRADGEIVVEPLRGNITVLMGSGGNITVLSGKEGKFLVDAGISKSQEKLQAALDKISPAPLKYVVNTHWHWDHTDGNAWMHAAGATIVAHENTLRHLTETTHVNAWNWTFDPVPAGARPTLVVNNEETFTFAGTKIEVENFGHGHTDGDLWVYFKKADVLALGDTFWNGIYPYIDNEAGGNIDGAIQWANKAVALTTDHTIVIPGHGAVGTRAQLIEFRDMLVTVRNNVATLKLQGKSLDEIIAARPTAAFDAKWGSFVFNGSQFTKMVYDGLQ, encoded by the coding sequence ATGAATGCGTTTGTCAAACTAGCAAAAAGATCTGGCGTACTTTCAAAACTGTTGTTTGTATCGATCGTCATTGCCGCCAGTTCTCCGTTGGCCTCTACGGCAACCTTCGCCGATACCGGCAGTCAGTCTTCGCCAGGTAAGGACGTCACGCCAGACGACTATTTTCATACTGGTGCGGGTGCCCGATATTTACGCCGTGCCGACGGGGAAATCGTCGTGGAGCCTCTGCGTGGAAATATCACCGTGCTAATGGGTTCCGGCGGCAACATTACCGTCCTGTCGGGCAAGGAAGGCAAGTTTCTGGTTGACGCGGGCATTAGCAAATCGCAAGAAAAGCTGCAAGCCGCTCTCGACAAGATCAGTCCCGCGCCGCTGAAATACGTGGTGAACACGCATTGGCATTGGGACCATACCGATGGCAATGCATGGATGCATGCAGCTGGCGCCACCATCGTTGCACACGAGAATACCTTGAGGCATCTGACCGAGACTACGCATGTCAATGCCTGGAATTGGACTTTCGATCCGGTGCCGGCAGGCGCGCGCCCGACCCTGGTTGTCAATAATGAAGAGACCTTCACCTTCGCAGGAACGAAAATCGAAGTGGAGAACTTCGGTCATGGCCATACGGACGGTGACTTATGGGTCTACTTCAAAAAGGCGGATGTGCTAGCGCTGGGAGACACCTTCTGGAACGGAATTTATCCGTATATCGACAATGAAGCGGGCGGCAACATCGACGGGGCGATCCAATGGGCCAACAAGGCTGTGGCATTGACGACAGACCACACCATCGTCATTCCTGGCCACGGCGCAGTGGGTACACGCGCCCAACTGATCGAATTCCGCGACATGCTGGTCACAGTACGCAACAACGTCGCAACCTTGAAATTGCAAGGCAAATCACTGGACGAAATTATCGCGGCCAGGCCGACGGCGGCTTTCGACGCCAAATGGGGCAGCTTTGTGTTCAACGGCAGCCAATTCACAAAGATGGTCTACGACGGCCTGCAATAA
- a CDS encoding MFS transporter — translation MSARTPDLTRRLTLLFALASGVIIANIYYSQPLLAAIASTFGYSPARLGLLVTLTQLGYACGLLLIVPLGDVLNRRTLIVSLLLLTVVALLAVALSPDFKLFAAASMLLGVTSCAAQLQVPFAASLASDNERGRVVGTVMSGLLLGILLARTVSGTIAQLAGWRIVYGVAAFLILLLTSCLVRALPQDRRSDRSWRYRQLLRSLLTLLNQHPTIGLRSLYGALGYACFSIFWTALTFLLNAAPYHYSEARIGVFGLAGAAGALAAGSAGRMADRGHGHRATGFFSSAILASFVFIYAGAHSLTLLIVGVLLLDVGVQGLHISNQGVIYALAPDARSRITTIYLTCYFFGGAIGSSAASVAYYKAGWSGVCVAGALFSTLLIGSWLAAHRQQRRRLCLQ, via the coding sequence ATGTCTGCCCGAACACCTGACCTGACGAGACGGTTGACGCTGCTGTTTGCGCTTGCCTCCGGCGTCATTATCGCGAACATCTACTATTCACAGCCGCTATTGGCAGCTATTGCGAGTACCTTCGGCTATAGTCCGGCCCGACTTGGCTTGCTGGTTACGCTCACCCAACTCGGCTACGCGTGTGGCTTGCTATTGATCGTGCCACTCGGCGACGTGTTGAATCGACGCACACTGATCGTATCCTTGCTTCTGCTCACGGTGGTCGCGTTGCTCGCGGTAGCTCTGAGCCCTGACTTCAAACTGTTTGCTGCCGCGAGCATGCTACTCGGTGTAACCTCGTGCGCCGCCCAGTTGCAAGTCCCGTTCGCCGCTTCGCTCGCATCCGACAACGAGCGTGGGCGCGTAGTAGGCACCGTGATGAGCGGTTTGCTTCTCGGCATCCTGCTGGCGCGGACAGTCTCCGGAACCATCGCGCAATTGGCGGGCTGGCGCATCGTTTATGGAGTCGCCGCATTTTTGATCCTGCTTCTGACCTCGTGCCTCGTGCGAGCGTTGCCGCAAGACCGAAGAAGTGATCGATCCTGGCGCTATCGTCAGCTGCTGCGGTCTCTGCTGACACTACTGAACCAACACCCCACGATCGGCCTGCGCTCGCTCTATGGCGCTCTGGGTTATGCCTGCTTCAGCATCTTCTGGACCGCACTGACGTTTCTTCTCAATGCCGCTCCGTACCACTACTCCGAGGCCAGGATCGGCGTGTTTGGTCTGGCCGGTGCCGCCGGTGCGCTCGCGGCCGGCTCGGCGGGGCGTATGGCAGATCGCGGGCATGGGCACCGTGCGACTGGATTTTTTAGCAGCGCGATTCTGGCGTCGTTTGTGTTCATTTACGCGGGTGCGCACTCGCTGACGTTATTGATAGTCGGCGTTCTGCTTTTGGACGTGGGCGTCCAGGGCTTACACATCTCCAACCAGGGTGTGATCTATGCACTCGCTCCGGACGCGCGGAGTCGAATCACCACCATTTATCTGACCTGCTATTTCTTTGGCGGCGCAATCGGTTCAAGCGCGGCTAGTGTGGCTTATTACAAGGCGGGCTGGTCAGGAGTTTGCGTTGCCGGTGCCTTGTTTTCGACCCTGTTGATAGGTAGCTGGCTGGCGGCGCATCGGCAGCAACGCCGCAGGCTCTGCCTTCAATGA
- the phaC gene encoding class I poly(R)-hydroxyalkanoic acid synthase: MPMPFNMPEEFVQGFFKSGQTLLQAYTGVAGKAPDAPSTPAKMPALALAEAQAHYWQQQMALYMGMVASAMGTAAEPAVQPERGDRRFSSDAWRDNPWYSMLKQTYLLNSRLLSDMIEASGVGEKEKHKLRFYARQFIDSMSPANFAATNPDAMKTALDTRGESMRTGFANLLEDLKRGRISITDESAFEVGRNVAVSKGSVVFENELFQLIQYAPLTDKVAERPLVIVPPCINKFYILDLQPENSFVRFACEQGQTVFLVSWRNPDAELGHITWDDYVENGAIKAIDVGRTISGADKINAVGWCVGGTILSSALAVLRARGDESVASLTLLTTMLDFSDPGDLGVFIDEQGVSQREQTIGQGGIYSGGELGFVFQTLRANDLIWPYVVNNYLKGGAPQAFDLLYWNADGTNLPGPMYAWYLRNMYLENNLCKAGRLSMCGTPVDLGSIDMPSYIFGTQEDHIVPWKGAYRSTQLVGGETQFVLGASGHIAGVINPASKNKRSYWTDGKLGDNPEAWLESAKSKPGSWWTHWANWLQPYAGKQVAAPKKPGNAKYKPIEPAPGRYVAKNPPAVMVA, encoded by the coding sequence ATGCCCATGCCGTTCAACATGCCGGAAGAATTTGTCCAGGGCTTCTTCAAATCCGGCCAGACGCTGCTGCAGGCTTACACAGGTGTGGCCGGCAAGGCCCCTGACGCGCCTTCGACTCCCGCCAAAATGCCGGCGCTCGCGCTGGCAGAGGCACAGGCGCATTACTGGCAGCAGCAGATGGCGCTCTACATGGGTATGGTGGCGAGCGCCATGGGCACGGCAGCGGAACCCGCCGTTCAGCCCGAGCGCGGCGACCGTCGTTTCAGTTCGGACGCCTGGCGCGACAACCCGTGGTACAGCATGCTCAAGCAGACCTATCTGCTTAACTCCCGGCTGCTCAGCGACATGATCGAGGCGTCGGGCGTCGGCGAGAAGGAGAAGCACAAGCTGCGTTTCTACGCGCGCCAGTTCATCGATTCGATGAGCCCCGCCAACTTTGCGGCTACCAACCCCGATGCGATGAAAACCGCGCTCGACACGCGGGGCGAAAGCATGCGCACGGGCTTTGCGAACCTGCTCGAAGATCTCAAGCGCGGGCGCATTTCTATCACCGATGAAAGCGCATTTGAAGTCGGACGGAATGTGGCGGTGTCAAAGGGATCGGTTGTCTTCGAGAACGAGCTTTTTCAGTTGATTCAGTATGCACCGCTCACGGATAAAGTTGCCGAGCGGCCGCTCGTGATCGTGCCACCGTGCATCAACAAGTTTTATATCCTCGATCTGCAGCCGGAGAACTCTTTCGTACGCTTCGCCTGTGAGCAGGGCCAGACGGTGTTCCTCGTGTCGTGGCGCAATCCCGATGCGGAACTCGGCCATATCACCTGGGACGACTATGTTGAAAACGGCGCAATCAAGGCGATCGACGTCGGTCGCACGATCAGCGGCGCGGACAAAATCAACGCGGTCGGCTGGTGCGTGGGCGGCACGATCCTGTCATCGGCGCTCGCGGTGCTGCGGGCGCGCGGCGATGAATCGGTGGCAAGCTTGACCCTCCTCACCACGATGCTCGACTTCAGCGACCCCGGTGATCTCGGCGTGTTCATCGACGAGCAGGGCGTGTCGCAGCGAGAGCAAACGATCGGTCAGGGCGGCATCTACTCTGGCGGCGAGCTCGGTTTCGTGTTCCAGACGCTGCGCGCCAACGACCTGATCTGGCCGTATGTGGTGAACAACTATCTCAAGGGCGGCGCGCCGCAGGCGTTCGACCTGCTTTACTGGAACGCCGACGGCACCAACCTGCCCGGACCGATGTACGCCTGGTATTTGCGCAACATGTATCTCGAGAACAACCTGTGCAAAGCAGGTCGGCTCTCCATGTGCGGCACGCCGGTGGATCTCGGCAGCATCGACATGCCGAGCTATATCTTCGGCACGCAGGAGGACCACATCGTGCCGTGGAAGGGCGCGTATCGTTCCACGCAACTCGTCGGCGGTGAGACGCAGTTCGTGCTCGGCGCGAGCGGACATATCGCGGGCGTGATCAATCCGGCGTCGAAAAACAAACGCAGTTATTGGACCGACGGCAAGCTTGGGGACAATCCGGAGGCATGGCTCGAATCGGCGAAATCAAAACCAGGCAGCTGGTGGACGCATTGGGCCAACTGGCTGCAACCGTATGCCGGCAAGCAGGTCGCGGCGCCGAAGAAACCAGGGAACGCGAAGTACAAACCAATCGAGCCGGCGCCGGGGCGCTACGTAGCCAAGAACCCGCCCGCGGTAATGGTCGCCTAA
- the selB gene encoding selenocysteine-specific translation elongation factor, with product MIVGTAGHIDHGKTSLVKALSGVDTDRLKEEKARGISIELGYAYVPLENGDVLGLIDVPGHEKLVHTMTAGASGIDFALLVIAADDGVMPQTREHLAIVELLGIRQGAVALTKVDRVDAQRLREVHDEVRAFLSGSVLQDAPVFDTCAVQVDNPGVAALKAHLHAAAAAWRMKRDDGLFRLAVDRVFTLSGQGTIVTGTVVSGRLAVGDTMLLAPKNQPVRVRSIHAQNRPAQSGRAGERCALNLAGIEKSAIDRGDGIVDPRLSQASERIDVMLTLLADGPLTLEHWAPLHVHLGTQHQVAHVALLDGETLGAGQRARVQLVFERPVCALPGDRFVVRNAQANRTIGGGHVLDPFAPSRKRRSAERLAWLDALQIMLDTGTLDAIFARAPHGLSRSLLERLTGMPAAALALPANTRAVELPGEDALLVADALWQALNTRLTTTLAQYHERLPDELGPDISRLRRIAAPLLDDALWRALVDDAATRGEIVKRGPWLHLPGHTVTLDEADRALAATLLPAVKAGHFDPPWVRDLANAHGVPEEHVRQLMRKLARQGELFQVVNDLFYHPEAIRELASIAAAEAQKNAGTVAAAPFRDVTGLGRKRAIQLLEFFDRVGYTRFHRGLHLLRTDSRWLDLL from the coding sequence ATGATCGTCGGTACGGCGGGGCATATCGACCACGGCAAAACGAGCCTGGTGAAAGCGCTGTCGGGCGTCGATACGGATCGTCTCAAGGAAGAAAAAGCGCGCGGCATCTCGATCGAACTGGGCTACGCGTATGTGCCGCTCGAGAACGGCGACGTGCTCGGTTTGATCGATGTGCCGGGTCACGAAAAGCTCGTGCATACGATGACGGCGGGCGCGAGCGGCATCGATTTCGCGCTGCTGGTGATCGCCGCCGACGACGGCGTGATGCCGCAAACGCGCGAGCATCTGGCGATTGTCGAACTGCTCGGGATTCGGCAAGGCGCTGTCGCGCTGACCAAGGTGGACCGCGTCGACGCGCAGCGTCTGCGCGAAGTGCACGACGAAGTGCGGGCGTTTCTGAGCGGCAGCGTGCTTCAGGACGCGCCCGTGTTCGATACTTGCGCAGTGCAGGTCGACAATCCCGGCGTGGCCGCGTTGAAGGCGCATCTGCACGCGGCGGCCGCCGCGTGGCGGATGAAGCGCGACGACGGCCTGTTCCGTCTCGCGGTCGATCGTGTCTTCACGCTCTCGGGCCAGGGCACGATCGTGACGGGCACCGTGGTGTCGGGCCGCCTGGCGGTGGGCGACACAATGTTGCTCGCGCCGAAGAATCAACCGGTGCGTGTGCGCAGCATTCATGCGCAGAATCGTCCGGCGCAGAGCGGACGCGCTGGCGAGCGCTGTGCATTGAACCTGGCGGGCATCGAGAAGAGCGCGATCGATCGTGGCGACGGGATCGTCGATCCGCGGCTCTCGCAGGCGTCGGAGCGAATCGACGTCATGCTGACGCTGCTCGCCGATGGACCGCTCACGTTGGAGCATTGGGCGCCGCTGCATGTGCATCTGGGCACGCAGCACCAGGTTGCGCATGTCGCGTTGCTCGATGGCGAAACACTCGGCGCCGGTCAGCGTGCCCGCGTTCAACTCGTGTTCGAGCGACCCGTTTGCGCGCTGCCGGGCGATCGCTTCGTGGTGCGCAACGCGCAGGCCAATCGCACGATTGGCGGCGGCCATGTGCTCGATCCGTTCGCGCCGTCGCGCAAGCGTCGTTCGGCCGAGCGGCTGGCGTGGCTCGACGCGCTTCAGATCATGCTCGACACCGGCACGCTCGACGCCATCTTCGCGAGAGCGCCGCATGGCTTGTCGCGCTCGCTGCTGGAACGTTTGACGGGCATGCCGGCGGCCGCGCTCGCGTTGCCGGCCAATACGCGGGCAGTGGAGCTGCCGGGCGAGGACGCATTGCTAGTCGCCGACGCGCTCTGGCAAGCGCTCAATACGCGGTTGACGACGACACTCGCGCAGTACCACGAACGCTTGCCGGACGAGTTGGGCCCGGACATCTCGCGCTTGCGGCGCATCGCGGCGCCGCTGCTGGACGACGCGCTGTGGCGCGCGCTTGTCGACGATGCCGCGACGCGTGGCGAGATCGTCAAGCGCGGGCCTTGGCTGCATCTGCCGGGCCATACAGTGACGCTCGACGAAGCGGATCGCGCGCTCGCTGCGACGCTGCTACCCGCAGTGAAAGCCGGGCATTTCGATCCGCCGTGGGTGCGCGATCTGGCCAATGCGCACGGCGTACCGGAGGAGCATGTGCGTCAATTGATGCGCAAACTCGCGCGGCAGGGCGAGCTATTTCAGGTCGTGAATGATCTCTTTTATCATCCGGAGGCGATTCGGGAACTGGCTTCGATTGCGGCTGCCGAGGCGCAAAAGAATGCCGGCACGGTTGCCGCCGCACCGTTTCGCGACGTCACCGGATTGGGCCGGAAACGCGCGATCCAGCTTTTGGAATTCTTCGACCGGGTTGGGTATACTCGCTTCCACCGTGGGCTGCATCTGCTGCGCACGGACAGTCGCTGGCTCGATCTGCTCTGA